CGGCCCCGGCTGCCCCTGCCCCCCGGGGCACCGAGGCGGTGCTCTTCGTCGACGACGAGGAGGCCATTGCGGAGCTCGGCCGGCGGTCCCTGGAGAGCCTCGGCTACCGCGTGACCGCCACCACGAGCAGCGTGAGGGCCCTGGAGCTCTTCCGGCGCGACCCGGCGGCGTTCGACGCGGTGGTGACCGACCAGGCCATGCCCGAGCTCTCGGGCGCCCAGCTCGCGCGCGAGCTCCTGGCCCTGCGGCCGGAGCTGCCCATCGTGCTCTGCACGGGCTTCAGCCGCACCGTGACCCCCGAATCCGCCAGGGCCCTGGGGGTGCGCCGCTTCGTCTCCAAGCCCGCCACCCTCGCAGAGCTCGGCAGGGCCCTGCGCGAGGCCCTGGACGAGGGCGTGTCGGCGCAACTGCCCAGGGGGACGGCCGCGCCGGGGTGAGGCCGGGTCAGGCCGGCGCGCCCGCCCTGGGCCCCCGGCGGCGGCGGGGCCTGCGGCGGCGCCGGGGGCCGGCTCCTGCCGAAGGGGTCTCCTGGCCCGAGAGATAGGCTTCCCAGTAGGCGACCAGCTCCCCGAGGCCCCCCGCCAGCGCAGCCCACCCGCGAAAGAGCGCCCAGGCCTCCGGGAACTCGGGCTTTCGCACGAATTTTCCCTTGGTGCGGTAGGCCTTGCCCCGGGCCAGCCGGTAGCAGGAGAGGAGCAGGTCCGCCGCCAGGTGCCGCAGGTGGGCCGAGATCTGGTAGCGCTGGGTGAGGGACTCCAGCAGGGGAGACAGGATCCCGTAGGCTTCGTCGAGGCCGGCTGAGGGGGTCAGGGGGTAGCGGGCGCAGACCGTGGGAAGGAGCAGGGCCGCCAGATAGCGTGCTTCGTCGGGCGCCTCGCCGCCGGCCACCCGCTCGTCCAACGCTCCCACGAGGGGAAAGACGCCGTCCAACACGTCTACCTCGGGCAGGAGGTGGCCGAAGAGGTCATAGCGGTGGGCCTCGGCGAGCACTGCCGCCACGATGCCCCGGTGCTGCATCTGCCGCAGTTCCTCCCGCAGCCGCGCCGGTGAGGACTCGGTAATCCGGTGGGCGTTGCGCCGCAGCGCGGCCTGGGTTGCCTCCTCGATGCGGAACCCCAGGCGCACGGCGAACTCGATGGCCCGGAGCATCCGGACGGGATCTTCGCGAAACCGCTCGTCGGGGTCTCCGATCACGCGGATCAGGCCGTGTTTCAGGTCGTCGAGCCCTCCCACGTGGTCCACCACCGAGAAGTCGTCGGCGTTGTAGAACAGGCCGTTCACGGTGAAGTCGCGGCGCCACGCGTCTTCGTCGGGGCTGCCGAAGACCGTGCCCTCCAGGTCCAGGTCTTCGGGGGGCAGGCTGTCCTCGTGGCCTTGGGCCGCGCGGGTCGCCAGGCCGCGGAAGGTGCTCACCTCCACGATCTTCTCCGCCTCCCCCTTGCGCCGGAAGAAGACGTGGGCCAGGCGGAACCGGCGGCCGATGAGCCGGCAGTTGCGGAAGAGGCGGCGGATCTCGCTGGGCCGGGCGTTGGTGGCGACGTCGAAGTCCTTGGGCTCGTGTCCCAGGAGCAGGTCGCGCACCGCCCCCCCCACCAGGTAGGCCTGGTATCCCTCCCGGCGCAGGCGGTTCAGGATCCAGAGCGCGTCGGGATCGATGAGCTTGCGGCTGATGGGGTGGTCCGGCCGGGGCAGGACGACGGGGTCTCGGGATCTGGGGTCTTCCATCCGCAACCGGTCTTCCAGGGTTCGAGGGGCGCCCCCTTCTAGCACCGTCGCGGCCTCGTGCAAAGAAAAAAGGTCTCTTCCGGTGAAGGGGTGGCACGCCCGCCACCCCGAATCCGTTGGCGCTTCGACTATAGCGGGCGGGAAGACCCCGTCAACGGTTCGGTCCCCGACGACG
The DNA window shown above is from Thermodesulfobacteriota bacterium and carries:
- a CDS encoding ATP-binding protein, coding for VLAVAGAAVWATPAARGGPHARLAVRDTGCGMPPEVLERIFEPFFTTKAVGEGTGLGLAAVHGIVRSHGGSVIVESEPGRGSAFQVFLPLAAEAAREPSAPAPAAPAPRGTEAVLFVDDEEAIAELGRRSLESLGYRVTATTSSVRALELFRRDPAAFDAVVTDQAMPELSGAQLARELLALRPELPIVLCTGFSRTVTPESARALGVRRFVSKPATLAELGRALREALDEGVSAQLPRGTAAPG
- the pcnB gene encoding polynucleotide adenylyltransferase PcnB, producing MEDPRSRDPVVLPRPDHPISRKLIDPDALWILNRLRREGYQAYLVGGAVRDLLLGHEPKDFDVATNARPSEIRRLFRNCRLIGRRFRLAHVFFRRKGEAEKIVEVSTFRGLATRAAQGHEDSLPPEDLDLEGTVFGSPDEDAWRRDFTVNGLFYNADDFSVVDHVGGLDDLKHGLIRVIGDPDERFREDPVRMLRAIEFAVRLGFRIEEATQAALRRNAHRITESSPARLREELRQMQHRGIVAAVLAEAHRYDLFGHLLPEVDVLDGVFPLVGALDERVAGGEAPDEARYLAALLLPTVCARYPLTPSAGLDEAYGILSPLLESLTQRYQISAHLRHLAADLLLSCYRLARGKAYRTKGKFVRKPEFPEAWALFRGWAALAGGLGELVAYWEAYLSGQETPSAGAGPRRRRRPRRRRGPRAGAPA